A window of Danio aesculapii chromosome 16, fDanAes4.1, whole genome shotgun sequence genomic DNA:
GCACAGCAGAGTGCTCAAGCTCAACTGCTAATTCCAGTTAGCAGTATTCCCACGTATAATGCTGCCATGGACTCCAACGCAGTCCTGATTAACACCTATAAAAAGTTTCCCTATCCATCAGTGTCTGAGATCATGGGACTTGCAGCCCAGACCAAGTTCAGTGAGGAGCAGATAAAGATCTGGTTTTCAGCTCAGCGTTTGAAGCATGGTGTTAGCTGGACTCCGGAAGAGGTTGAGGAGGCCAGGAGAAAGCAATTTAATGGCACGGTTCACACCGTTCCCCAGACCATCACAGTCATCCCAGCCCACCATCTTTCTGCCACAAATGGCCTGCAGTCAATTCTTCAGACCTGTCAGATCGTGGGGCAATCAGGTCTGGTTTTGACACAGGTTGGCACAGCCAACAGCCTCCCAGTGAGCACCCCAATAACGCTGACTGTAGCAGGAATGCCCAGTCAAAGCCAGACGCCCAAAATTGCAACCAATCAAACAAGTCCTGCGCTCAGTGAAACCAAAAGAGCAACTACAGTTCAACCCCCGTCGCTGACCCCTCAGGAGAACTCTGCACTCAGTGCCGATCACTTTGGCCTGCGACCTAAGAAATCCAAGGAGCAGCTTAGCTGAATTGAAAGCAAGTTATCTGAAGAATCAGTTTGCCTCTGACGCTGAGATAGCTAGGCTAATGAAGCTGACCAACCTTACCAAAGGTGAGATTAAAAAGTGGTTCAGTGACACCCGATACAACCAGCGCAACTCTAAGAACAGCCATGCCTTTCTCGCGAACGACAATCCCAGGGGTAGCAGTAGCACCACCATTATTATTGACTCCAGTGATGAAACCCCACAGTCTCCGATGCCATCACCAATTAAAGAAAAGGAAACACGCACCAAGACCTGGAACCCTTTCCCAGACTTTACGCTGCAAAAGTTCAAAGAAAAGACACCAGAGCAGTTGGTAGTCCTGGATGAAAGCTTTCAGAAGTGTGACACACCGACTGATGAAGAGCTTAGCCGTCTGAGGGCTGAAACCAAGCTTACCAGACGAGAGATTGACGCCTGGTTCACAGAAAAGAGAAAAGCCCCTGTGCTGGAGTCCTCTGAGTCAAAAGCAGATGGTGAAACATCTCAAAAGAAGGGGAGCCAGACTCCACCCGGAGGTAAGAGGCTGAGCAAGGAGAAGGTGACAAAGAAAACCCCGGAGCAGCTGCATGTCTTGAAGGCTGCATTTGTTCGCACCCAGTGGCCCTCGTCGGAGGAATACGACCAGCTTGCTGAGGAAAGTGGACTACCTCGCTCTTACATCGTCAACTGGTTTGGAGACACGCGCTACTCCTGGAAAAATGGCAACTTGAAATGGTATTTTTACTATCAAAGTGGAAATGTTGGAGGAACGAATGGCAGCAAAAACCGAAAGCGGAGGATTCGAAATCGTGGTTGGGGGAGAACCCGTAGTAGAAAAGTGAAGAAACCGATAGAATCGGAGAAGAGTTTACCGATCAGGTTCAAGTCTGGTCGAGATATTTTGAAGGAGTACTACTTGAAGCACAAGTTTCTGAACGAACAGGACTTGGATGAGCTTGTTGCCAAGTCTAACATGAGCTACGAGCAGGTGAGAGAGTGGTTTGCAGAGATTCATCGAAAGGAGGAAATGGGAACAAACCCATTTGAAGATAAAATTGTGAATGAGGAgcaagaagaggaggaggacgaATCACAGGGTGAAAATGAGACTGCAACTGAGGAGCAAGGACCTTCTGTCCTGggagatgaagatgaagaagacaCTGATGACAGCGATACCTGGGAGCCTCCACAGAGTGTTCGAAAAACATTGTCCATGTCTGAAGCTCAGTGATCTGTGTGAATCTCTCTGAATGGTGGCCCATGACTGTACTGGGTATCGACCCCATGCCCACTACCACTGCACCAATTCTGCTAATATTGTAATTTTCTAATGTAGTTTCTCTTAAAATTTGACACATTCTTTCTAGCATAAACGTTGAGAAcggattttgaatgttttaacttaaaaaaCCTAGACATCATGCACATGAGCATAGGTTTTTCCTCTACAGCTCTGAATTGCAAAGCCcttaaatcataggtctcaaactcgattccttggagggctgcagctctgtacagttttgctccacccctaatcaaacacagctgatccaactaatcgaaatgttcaaaagagtcttgaacaccttgattagttgcattagctgtatttgattagggtttgagcaaaactgtgcagaactgtgaccttccaggaatcgagtttgggACCTACGCCTTAAATAATCTTGACAATGTCATATATTAAACATGAATTTATGCCTACCAGAATTGATGATGCACCTTATCCCCAAAACATTCAAAGACATTCTAGGCCTCTTTGTCGGGTCTTTTTAAATGGTCCTTTCTCATTTGGAGTCATGGAGAATGCTTAGTGCCAAAGGTGTTGTGTTGAATGTTATTATTCTCTTTACAATGAACACAATGAGggaatatgaatgaatacattGTGTCAATTGGATGCATGAGGCACTTTGTCAACCACCCTGTTGTATGGGGTTTGTTAAAATGCAACCAGCCACCTTATTTGTGTAGGGCAAGACCAAACAAATTTCCAAATTCATTGGTAAGTGTTTTATCAGCTGCATACAGGCCTTTATATCTGATATACAGCACAGTAAATCCCAAAGGGAGTTTGCAGGTGTTCACATAGACCAGGGcttctcaaactcggtcctggaggtccgctgtcctgcagattttagctctgacttgcctcaacacacctgcaaggatgtttctagaaagccaaactcgatcctggagggacAGTGTCCTGTTTCTAGTACAAGGGTGCCCAAAgttggtcctggagggtcggtgtcctgcagagtttagcttcaacttgcctctaCACACCTACCAGGACATTTCTAGCAAGCCTACTGAGAGCATGATTAACTActccaggtgtgtctgattggagttggatttaaactatgcaggacaccggccccccAGGAATAATTTTGGTCACCCctgttctagtatatctagtataagagcttgattagctgcttcaggtgtgtttgattagggttggagctaagctctccaggacaccagccctccaggatcaagtttggacacccctagcCTAGTAAGACTTTGATTAGCCAGCCCAGGGGTGTCTTAttgaggttggagctaaaatctgcaggacatcagagctccaggactgagattgagaacccctgatgTAGACCATCTGAGTCTCTTAATAGGGATCACCTTTAAACTATTACAGCTACTTGCTTATCTTACGGAAAGTTATTTTGTGAAAATGGTCAGTGGTCATAATCAACAGGGGAAAAACTATTTAACAGCTCTTTAACTGGACTGTTTTCAAGTATTTTTATTAGATATCAATGGGAACATGGGATATTCCTGTTTTCTGGCTGTTGTTTTTCATCTTTTTAAAGCAAGATCTCCCTCAGATTTGAGCGGACTTTGATTTGCTTGACACAATTATAGTGATCATGTTACAAGATGTAATGCTCTAATGCGGTGTTTTCCATTGCTAATCAATTTTTAAGGAGTTCatggttttgtttttcattaattcTAGTTTTTCTAAATGAACCGTTGATGAACGGTTACCGCGcgtgtgtaaataattatttttttttgtagaattgTGCATGAAAACTGCACTATTATTGGTACTTTTCAAATCAAATCCCTGCGTAAGACATTCGCTAGCTTCATTATAGCCGCATGTATTTGACATTTGGTAGAATGATGGGGGAAAGTGTTAAGTTTGTACATAAACCGCTTTACCTGTAGTTTAAGGCATTTTCTATGTTTGTATTTATAGTGATGATGAATTTAAGCTCTACACGAGTGCTTGTTTggtgatcatttaaataattctttTGTGATATGAGACAGAAGTtaaattttgctttttttaatgttgtttttgtttttttcttctggtgaacatTTGACTTGCAACCATCAATTTCCTGTGAATACTGTAGTGTATTATAAGAGGTCAGAGGGCCTCTGTGAACATGGTAAGTACTGTTTTGGACAAGATAGCACATTTAACCTTAGCAAAATACGTCCTCTCCACTGTTAACCGCTGATCCTTTTTTGCTTTTAGAGTATGAAAACCTTGTCTGGGATTTTGCTTTGAATGCATTTTAGTTCAGAATTAAACCACAGTTGTATATCGTGCTTCCTTCAGCTGTCATGCATTATAAAATAGTGTTTCTAAAATGGTTATCATATTAGATTGTCTGTTTCTAGGCTCTGATTTTTACATGCACAAATAATAATGTGGATCTGGAACCATCATGGATTGTGATTTGAAACAACAATCCTCAAAATCTGTAGAAGCTGCTGTGGTGGCAGAAAGCTTTATTTCCCAGAGCCATAGGCCTTGTGCAATGCTGTTAATTTAATTGAACTCTTTTAATAGGCTTTTGCTTGATTtagactaaatatatattttctacttGTTTGAGGACAATAATAAatttggatgaaaaaaaaaaatgttggctgctttttttccccctcacTTAAGGTTGTGTTTCATGATTGTTCAACATTgttcttttaaactttaaatcCCATTAATTActgctattttatatatatatttgactatagatgttaaataaagttatattttataCTCTTTGTAGTCTTTATAGTCCTGAAAAGTCATTTTATGTCTATATATACTGGATAGTCATTTTATACTctatatagtcattttgtttacgTCTATATAGTAGCGGATAGCCATTTTATACTCTATATAGTCTGAATAATCATCTATATACTGAATAATCATTTTGTACTCTGTATAGTACTAGACAGTCATTTTATACTCTATAgtctatatcaggggtcaccaatctcggtcctggagggccggtgtccctgcaggatttagctccaacttgcctcaagacgcctgcctgggtgtttcaagtatacttagtaagaccttgattagcttgttcaggtgtgtttgattagggttggagctaaaatctgcaggacaccggccctccaggaacaagtttggtgaccactggtctATATAGTACTGAATAGTCTATATAGTACTGGATAGTAATTTTATACTCTATATAGTACCGGATAGTCAGTCATTTTATGCCCTATATAGTAATTTTGTTAATGTCTACAGTATTTAGTATTGGATAATCATGTTATActctatatagtttatatattaattttgtttatgtcTATACTTGATAATCATTTTATACTCTATATAGTACTGGATAGTCATTTTATACTCTATATAgtcatttttttatgtgtatatagTACTGATTAAGCATTTTATACTCTATATAGTCTAAATAGTAATTTTGTTCATGTCTAACTAGTACCGGATAGTCATTTTATGCCCTATATAGTAATTTTGTTAATGTCTACAGTATTAAGTACTGGATAATCATGTTATACTCTATATAGTTTATATAGTAATTTTGTTTGTCTATACAGTACTTGATAATCATTTTATACTCTATAtagtaaaataatcattttgtCAGTGTCTATATAGTACCGAGTAAGCATTTTATACTCTATATAGTCTATATAGTACTGGATAGTCATTTTATACTCTATATAGTCATTTTGTTAATATCTGTATAGTACTGAGTAAGCATTTTATACTCTATATAGTCTATATAGTACTGGATAGTCATTTTATACTCTATATAGTCATTTTGTTAATATCTGTATAGTACTGAGTAAGCATTTTATACTCTATATAGTCTAAATAGTAATTTTGTTTATGTCTATATACTGGATAGTCATTTTATACTCTATAGTCGTTTTGTTAATGTCCACATAGTactgaataattattttatagtctatatattaattttgtttatgtatatgtaGTACTGGATAATTATTTTATACTCTATATAGTCTACACAGTAATTTTGTTTATGTCTATATAGTACTGGCTAGTCATTTTATCCTCTATATAATCTATATAGTCATGTTTTATGTCTACTGGATAGTCATTTTATTTCCTTTATTGTCTTATGTATTCATTGTATttatgtgcgtgtatgtgtgtgtgtgtatatatatatatgtatatgtatatgtgtatatatatatatatatatatatatatatatatatatatatatatatatatatatattatacacacacacacattattgttATTGGTGTTATTGGTATTATTGTTATGCAGAAACTTAGTATTTTGTGGATTAAactattaatgtttaatatactgtaaatagcAACTAATAGCTAAATTTTTTCTtcataatgtatataaatatgaagTAATTCATCAATTAGTATCACATTTGACTACAgatgtttaaaaattttaatataaaagaCTGGTTTTATATGAAATATTGATTCATAGTGTTAAAATGTTGATAATTATGTTGTCTAAATATAAACTTGTTTAAAAAGGAcaccttttttgttattttatgacaaaaaaaatcacataatacATTTACTCTTAGATTATgatgcaaatatatttaaattagggctgtacaatttatcatttcaacatcgatatcgcaatgtgtgcaaaGTCACATTGCGAGTATGCGCATGAGttgactttgcagtgtaatttttacatttacaattacaaaACTACAATGTATGCACTGcatatttcaatattatttttgctttgttgcatttatcCATGCTTGTGGTTTTTTATTACGTTATGCATGACTCACacacctacagaatcatcccagtcgatcaaaattaatacattcgATAACACTTTAGGGACCAATTCATACtatagttgcttattagcatgcatgttagTGAGATATTGGCTACTTAAtagtatttataaagcacatgtaTGACCTTATTCTATGttcttattcttttatttatttatacaacaacaaaaaaacagttgACAAGTTTGTTTACAATATGTAAACATAATTACATTGTCAATGAAAAAAGATACaagaatgagaaagaaagaaagaaagaaagaaagaaagaaagaaagaaagaaaagaagaaagaaagaacgacAAAACAATAAAAAGGATGATATAAACTTAAGGGGTAAGACATTTAAGAATCAATTACAGTACATAAATTAAAGTCATTACAAAATGAAATAGTTCTGTTTGctttcttattttcagaaattaaatgtaaataatgactaaattcttgcaaaaaaaaaaacaggaaaatatggtttggtattagtaaatttgcatttgtggatagggaatttacaaagaaaataaattaaatttataacaaaacaagccTTTCTCTGAGTAGATGCAGATTcataataaccaaaaataatttctttaaaagtaacagaaacATCTTGctgtatattatcattaataaatgagcCAATATGTTTCCAAAATTGTACAGCATAATTACactcttaaaataaatgaaaaacagttTCAGTGTGAAAttgacaaaatgaacattttacatcaatattagAATGAGACATTTTCAAAAATGGTTTAATGGAATAAAATTTGTTGATTAATGTAAAAGACACTTCTTTGACCTTGTTggaggaaatatttttgttgcaaagaccattattttttcaaatctttaaatatattattccaaTAAGAGATTATAGGGGACAATGTAACAACGTTGTCAATAAAAGGAGATCTAATTTTGTCATTTCAATTTAGAAAAACAAATTTGATCTATAAACGTCTCAGTCGGATCAGAGAGGCACGTTTTTGATGATTGCTATTTTTAAAGAGCAGTAATTCCTGATGATAGCTCCCATAACAATGGcaaatttttttttggcttacCTGTATGTTGTATTCggaaataaattcattaaaaaaaactgttgttaaaTAACTGACTAAATAAAAGCAAACCGTttgctaaaaaaacaaatatttatttttatataaaatattttggtaattccaaataaaaaatgtgtgagGAGTAAAATTGTGTTTATAAATTATAGCCCAGGCCAAAATTACTTGGTGGAAATTTCAAAGTTTAACTGGAATTTTGTGTTATAATTATACATCAATCAAAACTTAATGCCTCCAACAAAAGAAAATACCTGTTTTGGAAAAATATTCCAAATATTCCTTATTTAGATACTGGTTAAGccaattaatttttaaattatcatTTGAAGAGCAGAAATCAATACAGTTAAGACcttctttattaaaataatttattataacagACTTTTTCATGTAGTGGCTTTTATTTTCCAGACAAATTCTGGTAAAGTTTTGTCAATTGGTTTACATGTGGGTTTATCTACGTACAGAGATTGAGCTGCATAGGAGAGATGAGacagaccaacgacgagatgatcccaaggtttccatatcctggaccaggccgtatcctgagcagctactgtggtggtcatggagtagtggagaacatgagactgattcctgtgacgctccagagacagacgagtcttcgctgaggccagcttccagcctccgccgctgagactgcagctctgcgcaagacgtttggccagcggagaaattaaaatgatcgtgcccaactgagcctggtttctctcaaggttttttttcttcacttccgccatttagtgaagtttttttccctctccgctgtcgccactggcttgtctggttcaggatctatagagctgcgcatcagtggatctgctcttcagtgtttgaactctcagtagtgattattaaaccacactgaactgagctcaactgaactgaacttaaacactacaaattgaactacactgttcctatttactgtgaccttttatgtgaagctgctttgacacaatctacattgtttaagcgctatacaaataaaggtgaattgaattgaattgaattaagacaGGCTCTCCACTATGGTGGAAAAAATTGCCTACCCAATCCCCCTAAACtatcttaataactattaataaggagcaaattaggagtttattgaaaaGTCGAAAGCAAAAGTCAAAATGGTTTGCAAATAGCGAgaactgaaccttaaaataaagagtGACCAAAAATTCTTTGTCTAGCAaagtatattgcaatatttattgcagaaaaacaaaatatcgcaatgtcagatttttccaatatcgtacagctctaatgtaaatatattaacttcagtctcagcggttcattccgctgtggcgacccctacttaataaagggactaagccgaaaataaaatgaatgaatgaattacttcaGTCTCAATCGTGTGAGTTTGTGTCCTTCATTTAAAAAGGAAAGTGcgagtcttttattttgaagtagTTGACCAGCGAGCAGCCATTTAGTCAAAATGCTAGGCGGAGCGGCCAATGAGCTCTCCTCGTGACACCCATGTGATTTGTAAACAGGAAGTGTCTGGTCTGTGCTGTAGAAGGGTAAGTTACCAAAatctaaaatcaacaaacaatttAATCATATAATCACATTTTACATGCCAATAATGCATCACAAAATTTATAACGAGCCAAATTTAGTATATTCAAACCGTCTGCGCGCTGACTGACCAATAAACAATAGGTTGTTAGGCAACTATATGATGGGAAAATCAATCTGAATTATGGAATAATGACTAATTATGGTATTTATGTGAGCGGTATGTATAAATGatgttctttattttaattatctacTAGTATCAGACCTGGGCATCCCTGAGGAGACTGAATGAATCTGTGAAATCAGAGAGCAGATCTGCTGTTTTCTTCCTCATTCATAATGGTGGATTTTCTGGCAGAGAATAACCTGTGCGGTCAGGCCATCCTGAGGATCGTGTCCAGAGGAAACGCCATCATAGCGGAGTTATTGAGACTCTCAGACTTCATCCCTGCAGTTTTCAGACTCCGAGACAAAACTGACCAGCAGAAATATGGAGACATCATCTGTGATTTCAGCTACTTCAAGGTTCTCCAATTGTCATCTAATTTCTGTCTTGAATTAGATTCACAGTTCACTCAAGAATGAACATTTACTAACCTTCATGTGATTTTAAACCTTCATTTAAACACGAAGGAATAAATttggaaaaaagctgaaaacctgtaggtggcatggtgactcagtggttagcactaccgcctcacagtaagaaagccgctggttcgagtcctggctgggccagttggcatttctgaatggagtttgcatgttctccccatgttcatgtgggtttcctctgggtgctccggtttcccccacagtccaaagacatgctctatagatgaataggatgaactaaattggccgtagtgtatgagtatgtgtgtgtgaatgagtgtgtatggttgtttcttagtaatgggttgcagatggaagggcatccgctgcgtaaaacatatgctggaatagttggtggttcattacgctgtggtgacccctgataaatcagggcctaagctgatgaatgaatgaatgaacctgtaaccattgacactcGTAGTAGGACAAAcgaatactatgaaagtcaatggttacaggttacgGTTACGGTCACAAAGGTTACgttttcttcacaatatcttcctCCGTGTTTAAAagacgaaagaaactcaaacaaatttgaaacattgaggtaaagttggttttatattcacacaatcGTTCATTGacaac
This region includes:
- the LOC130242782 gene encoding LOW QUALITY PROTEIN: zinc fingers and homeoboxes protein 1-like (The sequence of the model RefSeq protein was modified relative to this genomic sequence to represent the inferred CDS: deleted 1 base in 1 codon), whose translation is MSSRRKSTTPCMVLPSDVVEQDPDMEALEGNEGAESMPDGPTEGAVVPMETETEYEGSHFSNEDCRSSGKRSSQTSQEQPVSDLTTEGGFVQPDMEDSDDPSVTGIPLSKTPIMKMKSKSEPKRIAMSLKGNSESETVAESEMELEPLEASVMGTAVGAELISPILTESVKPSVLVNISNPMITDQKKLIMNPATVLPAGLAQVLSALQAQQSAQAQLLIPVSSIPTYNAAMDSNAVLINTYKKFPYPSVSEIMGLAAQTKFSEEQIKIWFSAQRLKHGVSWTPEEVEEARRKQFNGTVHTVPQTITVIPAHHLSATNGLQSILQTCQIVGQSGLVLTQVGTANSLPVSTPITLTVAGMPSQSQTPKIATNQTSPALSETKRATTVQPPSLTPQENSALSADHFGLRPKKSKEQLAELKASYLKNQFASDAEIARLMKLTNLTKGEIKKWFSDTRYNQRNSKNSHAFLANDNPRGSSSTTIIIDSSDETPQSPMPSPIKEKETRTKTWNPFPDFTLQKFKEKTPEQLVVLDESFQKCDTPTDEELSRLRAETKLTRREIDAWFTEKRKAPVLESSESKADGETSQKKGSQTPPGGKRLSKEKVTKKTPEQLHVLKAAFVRTQWPSSEEYDQLAEESGLPRSYIVNWFGDTRYSWKNGNLKWYFYYQSGNVGGTNGSKNRKRRIRNRGWGRTRSRKVKKPIESEKSLPIRFKSGRDILKEYYLKHKFLNEQDLDELVAKSNMSYEQVREWFAEIHRKEEMGTNPFEDKIVNEEQEEEEDESQGENETATEEQGPSVLGDEDEEDTDDSDTWEPPQSVRKTLSMSEAQ